The Erwinia sorbitola nucleotide sequence AAGAACCAGTGGGAAAACAGCCTGGTGGTAGCGGATATTCACCAGCGTCTGACGGATATCGTTGATGAAATGGCGGTGATGCCGGTAGAACTGGTGCCGCTGCGCCATCTGCAACATTTACGGCGGCGTATTTCTGCCCGGCTGTTGCAGGCTGATGATGCGCAGTGCGTTGCACGGCTACAGCCAACGGCGGCGGTGGGGGGGCTACCGCGTGCGGCGGCGCTGGATTTTATCCATCAGCATGAACCCTTTGCTCGCGGCTGGTACAGCGGCTCGGTGGGCTATCTGTCGCAGGATGAAAGTGAATTCAACGTGGTGCTGCGCTGTGCGCAGACAGGCGGCGAACAGATTCGTCTCTATGCCGGAGCGGGCATTGTCAGTGGCTCCGATCCTGAGCTGGAGTGGCAGGAGGTGGAGCGCAAAGCCGCCACGCTGGGCACATTACTCACGGCGGAAAACCAGGGCTAAAGCTGGCCCAAATCAAAAAGAGCAGGAAAGCGGCTGATTATAATGGCACGAGGATTTTTGATCTGGAGTGGCTATGCAGCAAGAAATGTCGCACGCAACGTTCAATCGCCGCTGGGCTACCGTACTGCTGGAAACGCTAACGCGCCACGGTGTGCGGCATATCTGCATCGCTCCAGGTTCCCGCTCTGCTCCGCTGGCACTGGCAGCGGCATCCAGCGATAAATGGGTGTGTCATACCCACTTTGATGAGCGGGGCCTCGGATTTCTGGCCCTCGGTCTGGCAAAAACCACCCATCAGCCGGTGGCGGTTATCGTCACCTCCGGCACGGCGGTCGCCAACCTCCACCCCGCGCTGGTTGAAGCGCATCTTACCGGCGAAAAACTGATTGCCATCAGTGCCGATCGTCCTCCCGAACTGATTAACTGCGGTGCAAATCAGGCGATTGAACAGCCTGGTATTTTTGCCCCTCATGTATCCGCTTCACTCAATCTTCCCCGTCCTTCTCCGGCTATACCGGCGCGCTGGCTGGTCTCTGCTGTTGATACGCTGCTGGCACAGCAGCAGCACGGCGGAGTACATATCAACTGCCCGTTTGCCGAGCCGCTGTACGGTGCAGACAGTGCAGATTATCTCTCCTGGCAGGATGAACTGGGCAGCTGGTGGCACAGCGGTAAACCCTGGTTAAGCTATCCGCAGCAGAGTCATGCAGCCACCGAAGAGGACTGGCCGCAATGGCGTGAGAAGCGCGGGGTAGTGATTGTCGGGCGCGTCAGCGCAGAGCAGGGCAAACAGCTGGCCGCATGGGCTGCTACGCTGGGCTGGCCTCTGCTGGGCGATGTGGTATCGCAAACCGGGCAGCCGTTGCCCTCCGCCTCCCTGTGGCTCGCGCACCCGATGGCACAGCAGGCGCTGGCCGATGCGCAGATTGTGGTGCAGTTTGGCGGCAGCCTGACGGGAAAAAACCTGCTCAATTATCAGAACCGCTGCCGCCCGGAGATGTACTGGCTGGTGGATCAACTGCCGGGCCAGCGCCATCCGGGCAGCGTCGGCGGGCGGCGTATCCAGGCCGATATTTCCGACTGGTTACAGCGTCATCCGGCGGTGGTACACCAGCCCTGGTGTCCGCAGCTGGCAACGCTGGCTCAACGTACCACTCACTATCTGCAA carries:
- the menD gene encoding 2-succinyl-5-enolpyruvyl-6-hydroxy-3-cyclohexene-1-carboxylic-acid synthase, whose amino-acid sequence is MSHATFNRRWATVLLETLTRHGVRHICIAPGSRSAPLALAAASSDKWVCHTHFDERGLGFLALGLAKTTHQPVAVIVTSGTAVANLHPALVEAHLTGEKLIAISADRPPELINCGANQAIEQPGIFAPHVSASLNLPRPSPAIPARWLVSAVDTLLAQQQHGGVHINCPFAEPLYGADSADYLSWQDELGSWWHSGKPWLSYPQQSHAATEEDWPQWREKRGVVIVGRVSAEQGKQLAAWAATLGWPLLGDVVSQTGQPLPSASLWLAHPMAQQALADAQIVVQFGGSLTGKNLLNYQNRCRPEMYWLVDQLPGQRHPGSVGGRRIQADISDWLQRHPAVVHQPWCPQLATLAQRTTHYLQQHLQQFGEAQLAHRLTALLPENGALFIGNSLSIRLADAFAQLPAGYPLYCNRGASGIDGLLATAAGVQRGTGQPLLILLGDLSALYDLNSLALLQQATAPVVVVVVNNQGGQIFSMLPTPVSERERFFTMPPRVDFCHAAALFGLRFAQPAGWHELRDAVAEGFKAGTTLIEVVVNGDDGAQTLARCASEVVHL